In a genomic window of Shouchella clausii:
- a CDS encoding SLAP domain-containing protein: MQTLKFEEAWQRTISEKDVQAIKNVFAAQQGELQPFLPLWQALNHRGDLLVTVLVQHTGNGEWPNEEREYVYLEDGEEVAANHFSLKRLGLKPHVSMPWTFIFPKETQKKAPRLKGAALCLRTW; encoded by the coding sequence ATGCAAACGCTTAAATTTGAAGAGGCCTGGCAACGGACGATTTCGGAGAAGGATGTACAAGCAATCAAAAACGTGTTTGCAGCCCAGCAAGGGGAACTGCAGCCGTTTCTCCCGCTATGGCAAGCGCTTAACCACCGTGGCGATCTTTTGGTGACCGTTCTCGTTCAGCATACAGGGAACGGGGAGTGGCCAAATGAAGAGCGGGAGTATGTCTATTTAGAGGACGGCGAGGAAGTGGCAGCCAATCATTTTTCGCTAAAACGCCTTGGCTTGAAACCTCACGTAAGCATGCCGTGGACGTTTATTTTTCCAAAGGAAACACAAAAAAAAGCACCGCGGCTAAAAGGGGCGGCGCTTTGTCTGCGAACTTGGTAG
- a CDS encoding GNAT family N-acetyltransferase gives MTVEVRTYVADDERDWLCLRVLAFMDTPYYDNVLQVKERYRNPAIELVCVEAGQLVGLIDVELDSDSRPVCSLKEGKGGMIWHIAVHPDYRKRSIASLLLAEVEKAAHAHSLDYLEAWTREDPAANQWYKRHLFRQHTSYLHVYMDAEEAKRNIHSHCQGITPVGVFAHYSGDRKEEVRNAFKRVHECRCYVKQLKGGSLDANA, from the coding sequence ATGACAGTGGAAGTGCGCACGTATGTTGCTGATGACGAGAGAGACTGGTTGTGCTTGCGGGTGCTTGCTTTTATGGACACGCCTTATTATGACAATGTCCTGCAAGTGAAAGAAAGGTACCGTAATCCCGCAATTGAATTGGTTTGCGTCGAAGCGGGCCAGCTAGTCGGACTTATTGACGTTGAGCTTGATAGCGATAGCCGCCCCGTCTGTTCCTTAAAAGAGGGAAAGGGCGGAATGATCTGGCACATTGCCGTTCATCCTGATTATCGTAAAAGAAGCATTGCCTCCTTGTTGCTTGCTGAAGTGGAAAAAGCAGCACATGCACACAGCCTTGATTATTTAGAAGCGTGGACGAGGGAAGATCCGGCTGCTAACCAATGGTACAAGCGCCACCTTTTTAGACAACACACGAGCTATCTTCATGTATACATGGACGCCGAAGAAGCGAAAAGGAATATACATAGCCACTGCCAAGGCATTACACCCGTAGGCGTTTTTGCCCACTACAGTGGTGATCGGAAAGAGGAAGTACGGAACGCTTTCAAACGGGTCCATGAATGCCGCTGTTATGTGAAACAATTGAAAGGAGGATCCCTTGATGCAAACGCTTAA
- a CDS encoding PLP-dependent aminotransferase family protein, producing the protein MSIISGQRAKIAADIRAKIEAGEWYPTMKLPTQQELAAYYQVNRSTVIAALDRLKARGIIVSIQGKGSFVSNDSGNEEGVVWKELAKWSFYPKNKALVQHLNEWENDATLIQLSKGVLAHELQPKNAIKEALTAMAVQNVGFDYGDGRGDEGLRQALSVYLQEKGIQASPDSILIVSGALGGLQLIGTGILQTGSVLFHEPVSYLRSLTFFASLGIRTSPLDFAANHAKKELAKQSAHALYVNPTHHNPTGMTLDEGARRKLLLLAGKTRMPIIEDDIYGDLSFEEGPKPLKAYDRKGQVLYLGSFSKTVSPGFRIGWLVGPPDIVQKLADLRMQTDYGSSMLSQFVCRHLLETGTYRRHVWTLKEHLRERKDWLLGLLQKHFGELGSCGDVQGGFFIWFTFRKERAPHMQRFVTACHRRGVVIHPGFIYGEERQASIRFSFAFESLENMEKGLLQVRKAYDDQFVGE; encoded by the coding sequence GTGAGCATCATTTCAGGGCAACGTGCAAAAATTGCGGCTGACATTCGCGCAAAAATTGAAGCTGGCGAATGGTATCCGACGATGAAGCTGCCGACCCAACAAGAGCTTGCTGCCTATTATCAGGTAAACCGAAGCACTGTCATAGCAGCTTTAGACCGTTTAAAGGCAAGAGGCATCATTGTTTCGATTCAAGGAAAAGGCTCTTTTGTTAGCAACGATTCTGGCAATGAAGAAGGCGTTGTATGGAAAGAGTTGGCGAAATGGTCGTTTTATCCGAAAAACAAAGCGCTTGTCCAGCATTTGAACGAATGGGAAAACGATGCTACTCTTATTCAGCTAAGCAAAGGGGTGCTTGCTCATGAATTGCAGCCAAAGAATGCAATCAAGGAAGCGCTCACGGCAATGGCTGTACAAAATGTTGGTTTCGATTATGGCGATGGGAGAGGGGATGAAGGGTTAAGACAGGCACTATCTGTGTACTTACAGGAAAAGGGGATTCAAGCATCTCCTGATTCGATCTTAATTGTTTCCGGAGCGCTCGGCGGCTTGCAGTTAATAGGCACAGGGATTTTGCAGACGGGCAGTGTGTTGTTCCACGAGCCTGTTTCTTATTTGCGGTCTTTAACGTTTTTCGCAAGCTTGGGCATCCGGACGTCGCCTCTTGATTTTGCAGCCAACCATGCAAAAAAAGAGTTGGCCAAGCAGAGTGCCCATGCGTTATATGTGAACCCGACACACCACAATCCAACAGGAATGACGCTTGATGAAGGGGCGCGCCGCAAGTTGCTTTTGCTTGCAGGCAAAACAAGGATGCCGATAATCGAAGACGACATTTATGGCGATTTGTCATTTGAAGAAGGGCCAAAGCCATTAAAAGCCTATGATCGAAAAGGACAAGTATTGTATTTAGGCAGTTTTTCAAAAACGGTTAGCCCAGGTTTCCGGATTGGCTGGTTAGTGGGACCGCCCGATATTGTCCAGAAGTTGGCCGACTTGCGGATGCAAACGGATTATGGTTCGAGCATGTTGTCCCAATTTGTTTGCCGTCACCTATTGGAAACCGGTACGTACCGCCGCCATGTATGGACATTGAAAGAACATTTACGGGAGCGGAAAGACTGGTTACTTGGTTTGCTCCAGAAACACTTTGGCGAACTAGGGTCTTGTGGAGACGTGCAAGGCGGTTTTTTCATTTGGTTTACTTTTAGAAAAGAGCGAGCGCCTCATATGCAACGTTTTGTGACTGCTTGCCACAGAAGAGGCGTTGTCATTCATCCTGGATTTATTTACGGAGAGGAGAGACAGGCATCGATCCGCTTTTCTTTTGCGTTTGAAAGCTTGGAAAACATGGAGAAGGGTCTCCTGCAAGTAAGGAAAGCATATGACGACCAATTCGTAGGAGAGTGA
- a CDS encoding DMT family transporter — MKLIFVYGTAVLLWASAFPAIRASLGYYSPEHLAALRLLIASAALLLFALAARIPLPKRKDMPAIFLLGFCGFSVYHGALSIGEKTVEAGTASLLVSTTPLFSTLLAALFMKERLHLKNGIAALIAFIGIGIIMLGSGASFHLQLGALIILVGAFGESIYFVFQRHLLPIYGFLPLTIYAILTGTLFMLAFTPGLGQVVLAAPSSVNWTVLYLGLFPTVIPYFCLAYATAKVGVSEATSTLFLTPVVALFLAWLWLGETPALLSLAGGALTLAGVAVAITGKQS, encoded by the coding sequence ATGAAACTCATTTTTGTTTACGGAACAGCTGTCCTCCTATGGGCTTCGGCTTTTCCCGCCATTCGTGCGAGTCTTGGTTATTACTCACCCGAGCACCTTGCCGCTTTAAGGCTTCTCATTGCCTCGGCTGCCTTGCTTCTCTTTGCCTTGGCTGCGCGTATCCCTTTGCCGAAACGAAAAGACATGCCCGCCATTTTTTTGCTTGGCTTTTGCGGCTTTTCTGTTTACCATGGCGCACTTAGCATTGGGGAAAAAACAGTCGAAGCCGGCACAGCATCACTGCTTGTGTCGACGACGCCGCTTTTTTCAACGCTGCTTGCAGCCCTGTTTATGAAAGAGCGCCTGCACCTAAAAAACGGGATTGCTGCTCTCATAGCATTTATAGGGATTGGGATCATTATGCTAGGCAGCGGCGCTTCGTTTCATTTGCAGCTAGGGGCACTTATTATCCTCGTAGGCGCTTTTGGCGAAAGCATCTATTTTGTTTTTCAACGCCACCTTTTGCCGATATACGGTTTTCTGCCACTGACTATTTATGCCATTTTAACAGGGACGCTGTTTATGCTGGCGTTTACCCCTGGCCTAGGGCAAGTGGTGTTAGCTGCACCTTCCTCTGTCAATTGGACCGTTTTGTACTTAGGGCTTTTCCCAACGGTTATTCCTTATTTTTGCCTCGCCTATGCTACAGCAAAAGTTGGCGTCTCAGAAGCTACGAGCACTCTGTTTTTAACCCCGGTCGTGGCGCTTTTTCTTGCTTGGCTTTGGCTCGGGGAGACACCTGCCTTGTTGTCTCTTGCAGGCGGTGCACTTACTCTTGCAGGAGTGGCGGTTGCCATAACCGGAAAACAAAGTTAA
- a CDS encoding SAM-dependent methyltransferase has protein sequence MSLELDRVVFIGRTFAEYVAMFDLDTVKLQGRRILDCPAGACSFTKEAADLGIDATASDMAYQLSQATIRQKGLADLGHTIDKIKQAKKDYIWTNVADVPALAAQRKQALLLATEDMARRPERYVAAVLPKLPFANHTFDLVLSAHFLFTYSEQLDDAFHQSTLDELLRVAKEVRVFPLVSLDGKRSVHVDPLFKRLRQKGYTVTEKRVSYQFQKGADSVAIIRQQ, from the coding sequence GTGAGTTTAGAATTAGATCGAGTTGTGTTTATCGGCAGGACATTTGCTGAATATGTGGCCATGTTTGACCTAGATACAGTCAAGCTTCAAGGGCGCCGTATACTTGACTGTCCGGCGGGTGCTTGTTCTTTTACAAAGGAAGCTGCTGATTTAGGCATAGATGCAACAGCAAGCGACATGGCCTATCAGCTCTCGCAAGCAACGATTCGACAAAAAGGGCTGGCGGATCTTGGTCATACAATTGATAAAATCAAACAAGCCAAAAAGGATTACATCTGGACAAATGTTGCCGACGTTCCTGCGTTGGCTGCCCAACGAAAGCAGGCACTGCTATTGGCGACAGAAGATATGGCCAGGCGGCCAGAACGTTATGTGGCCGCTGTTTTGCCAAAGCTGCCATTCGCCAATCACACGTTTGACCTTGTTTTGTCAGCTCATTTTTTGTTCACCTATAGTGAACAATTGGATGATGCCTTCCACCAGTCTACACTTGATGAATTGCTAAGAGTCGCAAAAGAAGTGCGTGTTTTCCCGCTTGTTTCGTTGGATGGGAAGCGGTCCGTCCATGTGGACCCTCTTTTTAAACGCCTTCGGCAAAAAGGATATACGGTCACGGAAAAACGGGTGTCTTATCAATTTCAAAAAGGTGCCGATTCTGTCGCGATCATTCGGCAGCAATAA
- a CDS encoding tryptophan--tRNA ligase, protein MATRSLTGIKPTGEVHLGNYIGAIKPALAFTKQTGLESFYFIANAHGLTKITDSEEMRQLTRGIAATWLALGLDPEKSVFYRQSDVPEVFELSWILACVAPKGLLNRAHAYKAAIDENQAAGKEADAGVNMGLFTYPILMAADILLFQPDIVPVGRDQIQHIEIARDVARHFNHVFGDVFKQPRVHIEESVAVLPGLDGRKMSKSYGNTIPLFSEANELQRLVNRIKTDSLPPEAPKDPETSNLFTLYKEFAEPRQVEAMRARFAEGIGWGEVKKELYWAINEFMSEPRRRYNELLASPEVDRLLAEGAERARAYSQPFLQEIKKAVGL, encoded by the coding sequence ATGGCGACAAGGAGTTTAACTGGGATTAAGCCCACTGGGGAAGTCCATCTTGGCAATTACATTGGCGCGATTAAGCCGGCGCTTGCTTTTACAAAGCAGACTGGTTTAGAGTCGTTTTATTTTATTGCCAATGCCCATGGCTTGACGAAAATCACTGACAGCGAGGAAATGCGGCAATTGACACGAGGAATCGCTGCGACTTGGCTAGCTCTTGGCCTCGATCCGGAAAAGTCGGTTTTTTATCGTCAATCCGATGTGCCGGAAGTATTTGAGCTTAGTTGGATTTTGGCATGTGTAGCGCCGAAAGGACTTTTGAACCGCGCCCATGCCTATAAAGCCGCAATCGATGAAAACCAGGCAGCAGGCAAGGAAGCAGATGCTGGCGTCAATATGGGGTTGTTTACGTACCCGATTTTAATGGCGGCTGATATCCTGTTGTTTCAGCCAGATATTGTGCCAGTTGGCCGTGACCAAATCCAGCACATTGAAATTGCCCGTGATGTAGCGCGGCACTTTAATCATGTCTTTGGCGATGTGTTTAAGCAGCCTCGTGTCCACATCGAAGAAAGCGTTGCTGTTTTGCCTGGGCTGGATGGCCGAAAAATGAGCAAAAGCTATGGAAATACCATCCCTCTGTTTTCAGAGGCGAACGAACTGCAACGGCTAGTGAATCGGATCAAAACCGATTCACTGCCGCCAGAAGCGCCAAAAGATCCAGAGACATCTAACTTATTTACCCTTTATAAGGAGTTTGCTGAGCCACGGCAAGTGGAAGCGATGCGGGCCCGGTTTGCTGAGGGCATTGGCTGGGGGGAAGTTAAAAAAGAGCTGTATTGGGCGATCAATGAGTTTATGAGCGAACCGAGACGTAGGTACAACGAGTTATTGGCATCTCCAGAAGTGGACCGCCTACTGGCTGAAGGGGCGGAACGGGCTAGAGCATATAGCCAGCCATTCTTACAGGAAATAAAGAAAGCAGTCGGTCTTTGA
- a CDS encoding class I SAM-dependent DNA methyltransferase has translation MIDFDNFEEYHDPLLYDQENGQHESEIPFLLKWAAKQKGLIIDLACGTGRATIPLAEKGFELVGVDVHKGMLNEARRKAARLPIEWVEQDCTNLNLPLKSKLIYCVGHSFQHFLTNEAQNQLLASVNRHLHSGGVFIFDTRFPSQEELLQPCTEEYWRTYVDRETSFTVDVYTVSEYDALKQIQHYTTIRKYKNNVGAIIKEKRSHIRLRYTFPQEMERLLTAYGFEIIHVYKDWDETVITNDSSEVVFVCKKREQ, from the coding sequence ATGATCGATTTTGACAATTTCGAGGAGTACCATGACCCTCTATTATATGATCAAGAAAATGGCCAACACGAAAGCGAAATTCCATTCTTATTAAAATGGGCAGCCAAGCAAAAGGGGCTTATCATTGACTTGGCATGTGGAACAGGGAGAGCAACAATTCCATTGGCTGAAAAAGGGTTTGAGCTAGTAGGTGTCGATGTCCATAAAGGGATGCTAAACGAGGCAAGAAGAAAAGCAGCCCGCTTGCCAATTGAATGGGTCGAGCAAGACTGTACAAACTTGAATCTGCCGCTAAAAAGCAAATTAATTTATTGTGTTGGCCATTCGTTTCAACATTTTCTAACAAACGAGGCCCAAAATCAGCTGCTTGCTTCTGTCAATAGGCATTTGCATAGCGGCGGCGTGTTCATTTTTGATACACGGTTTCCGAGTCAGGAAGAATTGCTTCAGCCCTGCACGGAGGAGTATTGGCGGACATACGTAGATAGGGAAACGAGCTTTACAGTCGATGTTTATACGGTCAGTGAGTACGACGCGCTCAAGCAAATCCAACATTATACGACGATAAGAAAGTACAAAAACAACGTTGGCGCTATCATCAAGGAGAAACGAAGCCATATTCGTTTGCGCTACACGTTTCCGCAAGAAATGGAACGTCTTTTAACGGCGTATGGTTTTGAAATCATTCATGTTTATAAAGACTGGGACGAGACGGTTATAACAAACGATAGTAGTGAAGTGGTCTTCGTCTGTAAAAAAAGAGAGCAATAA
- a CDS encoding GNAT family N-acetyltransferase, translated as MCISINRLQESDAEELHKFETDNRAFFEQMVPSRGEAYYQFETFKFRHGELLTEQDDTNSRFYLIRDERGNIVGRINLVAIDKPKRVAEVGFRVGENYVGKGIASNALKQLLETEKGFQTIKGKTTSNNIASQKTMENNGFKKVGISEEVFEFNGEKVMFVHYIWERTEIS; from the coding sequence GTGTGTATATCGATTAATAGGTTACAAGAAAGCGACGCCGAGGAATTGCATAAGTTTGAAACCGATAATCGGGCTTTTTTCGAACAAATGGTGCCAAGCCGAGGCGAAGCATATTATCAATTTGAAACGTTTAAATTTAGACATGGAGAGCTGCTGACTGAACAAGACGACACTAACTCGAGATTTTATTTAATTAGGGATGAAAGGGGAAACATAGTCGGCAGAATCAATCTTGTTGCCATTGATAAGCCTAAGCGCGTGGCCGAAGTTGGCTTTAGAGTAGGAGAAAATTATGTGGGAAAAGGAATTGCTTCTAACGCATTAAAACAGTTACTTGAAACGGAAAAAGGCTTTCAAACAATAAAAGGAAAAACGACAAGCAACAATATTGCCTCTCAAAAAACGATGGAAAACAACGGCTTTAAAAAAGTCGGCATTAGTGAGGAAGTATTTGAATTCAATGGCGAAAAAGTAATGTTTGTCCATTACATTTGGGAACGTACGGAGATTAGCTGA